A portion of the Calliphora vicina chromosome 5, idCalVici1.1, whole genome shotgun sequence genome contains these proteins:
- the Asx gene encoding polycomb protein Asx isoform X2 translates to MKTEIFDLEAAVTKKSTTIKTPGIFFSSTPQHRTTNPNASGPTRPQQQIYNKTADLNRYFTVFSSGNMEATTTHINLIDDEDEKDPLALDTSSGERSSTEDSLGSAPSTSKHSHSLRRHVPRIIVKPILPDKKQTLCATATVSSAINASSPSSSSSAASVQVNCSPSSGRTSSSRRIQQQQQAKAAAAAAAAAAAAASAAANAMTTTAITQASTMREVLASIPGFSLKPRRRSSKKISTAAQIEQTKDGKIDLETPDSILASTNLRALLNKQTFSLLPPLYQYNLIQLLPSVDRETIEMEQKCPANTVPTEAIRLGPSSLNNEFFARACLEWRERLGEGEFTPENQMKLKTEAEREKNKLDPWKLKHFEPIWGEKSFNRASSSRTTTTTTTASADVCVNNKVKVEVAAGAEKLETTSTTSTCTIVVTQTTTISTTTAATETAATKITAATAATASTAGTSTTSASNYIKNEALSSNSPTCSLNSSTTNSSSSCSLDDLVAANNTLTENRHASSSPKQHKDNFKEEVVDDDDDEVECIETTITPTSASSSSLSSSNIITLKQEYYDQKTESKQENYKKEMEENDRILQDLPSSSANAIKLIQEGQRRGTKRPSNSPTASKDFADESNEMHHHASASGVAAVAASAVKENKTNIESNLKENVPTEVNNSLNSSSDDVICLDGPTTSKKLKIENTENSSSGSGSSSNNSVCQIDAAINDVDDDYDDGALEEVMAPPNPNSTTQYLDEQHNTTKMIMTLTLNKQHEYVINNNSSNSNSNSNSNSNSATNSCSSTPPPPPLLPATISTVNSTCDSNLPYAIDMMGSDDNTNIREHQQHQHQQLQQQPQQDQTSYTHTTPEMEHVHELELEHQQQHQHQQDTMILTNTMQLDNCTDQLLHNPYNNNNNSNSNNNNNNNNNIDEDEDDVIEQKFNDAENYVLESGEVSTDDSGHVIVTHEQQHCEGSNNNSSNNNLMTIASSLQQATTSSTLSSSSSSSASSPLTSTTLSSSSSSSNSASTSALGNAKPMITSVVSLTGSPLVKEQTQLQQQSLSLPMETTASEIFHHLQHDWNFGGMKLDTNQGTQAMVVEHDEQPMTSSYCNMLHQGALGSGVGSGGSSGSIATEIVQDDSHTTGGDCILQDAVAGLIDDNSAEDNVDNVDDETQAEEDEEDLDDNDAVRDIVDELQQQHEQILQLQQQQQQQQQHQQQHQLQQVEIEHFQHQEQHHQQQQQQLQQQQQQHQQQLDHHVQNHHHAHLNDYVGELTSSDVPMSITEMEVSSTVLTNTNSNDSTNDISMCSSTSSTGSLTAANLAPSSLSQLQQQQQPHHQHHHHHQPQPHHSQAQQQQHQPQQIQPNTQAIHNTATQQRQILVDSNGQIIGNFLVQQQPTTQHLQTQAATQPQQQQHIHHHQQQQQQQQQQLLQQAAQQFTFQQQHQTQATPTQQTNSVAALAAAQQQNTVAFAAAAAARQQQRQQLAQKMLPLVRKTFEHQLNTNGAQHFIANPTALAQTQQQQQQSTHIEQAHQQIQQFSLPPQLQQPQQQQQHQQQPQTQRTYLTNSAAQVNNNSLTATANNLLAAATQQHQQQLQLQQQLQQLQQQHHLNTFQNVNNQPQQPHAHATTHTQQQLSPHQTHQQAHNSLTPKFISKQLSIISMPSRSPTSATIPASIAASTTVAIPSTAVVAAAAAASNAAAATMYNSSSSSSSKNNLNVLKTALPISGVPTTIAQQRLAAKASTGKGRKSTSNKLPPGAVNLERSYQICQAVIQNSPNRENLKAQLRPPAALLSQQQQQQQQQSQQQQQRQQQPQIIHTTNAALAKTLPVPVSVATSVANLIKTQDDVVMNSAITNNTTSTGMPANIMGVGRPGVYKVIGPRMGFPRKKYVQRKSSPTLIRHIFANQGSAVLQNANVTTVPNSATVTGGSGAALNTVGVGQKMTIMQQPCVSPGQQHNATQHLTHVQATHDIHHNGNGQYVLVHRANVGAADNQAPRASSAPPVPQNQNQLHGMNGISITGRGRPASVDVDLFNTLQDMHNNTVCNPPTPTATNATTTTQILRRNMATGNIYIEGISDTTATGLVDGSGNYVVTTSPVHATPATVAGGGGVSGFLAGGLRQNHHHHHQHLDSGSSNSSSCNSGGSGNSPTNTSDANNCACSLNAMVICQQCGAFCHDDCISSSKLCVSCVIR, encoded by the exons atgaaaacggAAATTTTCGATTTAGAGGCTGCTGTAAcgaaaaaatcaacaacaataaaaacaccgggaatattttttagtAGTACCCCACAACATCGAACAACGAATCCAAATGCAAGTGGCCCAACAAGACCACAACAACAAATCTATAATAAGACAGCTGATTTGAATAGATATTTTACGGTATTTAGTAGTGGCAACATGGAGGCGACTACCACACACATAAATCTCATCGATGATGAGGACGAAAAAGATCCCTTAGCTTTGGATACCTCGTCGGGCGAGCGCAGTTCTACCGAAGACTCCTTAGGCAGTGCTCCATCAACCTCAAAGCATTCCCACAGTTTAAG ACGTCATGTACCACGTATTATTGTTAAACCTATACTACCCGATAAGAAACAAACGTTGTGTGCCACCGCAACGGTATCTTCAGCGATTAATGCTAGTTCACCATCTTCCTCATCGTCGGCTGCTTCAGTGCAAGTTAATTGCAGTCCTTCCTCTGGTAGAACCAGCAGCAGTAGACgtatacaacaacagcaacaagctAAGGCAGCTGCAGCAGCGGCAGCCGCAGCGGCGGCGGCAGCTTCGGCTGCTGCCAATGCCATGACCACCACCGCCATTACCCAGGCCTCTACCATGCGAGAGGTGTTGGCATCAATACCCGGTTTTAGCTTAAAGCCCCGCCGAAGATCATCAAAGAAAATATCAACTGCCGCTCAAATAGAACAGACCAAAGATGGTAAAATTGATCTGGAGACACCAGATTCGATATTGGCATCCACAAATCTGCGAGCTCTGCTCAATAAGCAGACGTTTTCTTTGCTCCCACCTCTGTACCAGTATAATCTAATACAACTGTTACCCAGTGTAGATCGCGAGACCATTGAAATGGAACAGAAATGTCCTGCCAATACCGTACCCACAGAGGCTATACGACTGGGTCCCTCAAGTCTAAACAATGAGTTCTTTGCGCGTGCATGCTTGGAGTGGCGTGAACGTTTGGGTGAGGGAGAATTTACGCCTGAAAATCAAATGAAACTGAAAACCGAGGCTGAGCGTGAAAAGAATAAATTGGATCCATGGAAATTGAAACATTTCGAACCGATATGGGGTGAAAAGTCATTCAATCGTGCCAGTAGTAGTCGTACTACTACAACAACTACCACCGCCTCCGCTGATGTTTGTGTAAATAATAAAGTTAAAGTGGAGGTGGCAGCGGGAGCTGAAAAATTGGAAACTACCAGCACAACATCTACATGTACTATAGTGgtaacacaaacaacaacaatctCAACGACAACTGCAGCAACAGAAACAGCAGCGACAAAAATTACAGCTGCTACTGCTGCAACAGCGTCAACAGCAGGAACATCAACCACCAGTGCCtcgaattatataaaaaacgaaGCATTATCCTCAAATTCGCCCACATGCTCGCTAAATTCTTCCACCACAAACTCCTCCTCATCATGTTCATTAGATGATCTAGTAGCTGCTAATAATACGTTGACGGAAAATCGCCATGCCAGCAGTTCGCCTAAACAGCACAAGGATAACTTTAAAGAAGAAGTGGtggatgacgatgatgatgaagtGGAATGCATTGAAACCACGATAACACCAActtcagcatcatcatcatcattatcatcatcaaacataattacattGAAACAAGAATATTATGATCAAAAGACTGAAAGTAAACAAGAAAAT tataagAAAGAAATGGAAGAAAATGATAGAATACTGCAAGATCTACCATCATCATCTGCAAATGCCATTAAGTTAATTCAAGAAGGCCAGAGACGTGGCACTAAAAGACCTTCTAATAGTCCCACAGCCAGTAAAGATTTTGCTGATGAGTCAAATGAAATGCATCATCATGCATCAGCATCAGGAGTAGCAGCTGTTGCGGCTTCAGCGGTCaaggaaaataaaacaaacattgaaagcaatttaaaagaaaatgttccTACGGAAGTgaataatagtttaaatagtAGTAGTGATGACGTTATATGTCTTGATGGTCCAACGACtagtaaaaaattgaaaatagaaaacaccGAAAACAGCAGCAGCGGTAGTGGCTCTAGCAGCAACAATAGTGTTTGTCAAATTGATGCTGCTATAAATGACGTGgatgatgattatgatgatgGGGCGTTGGAAGAGGTGATGGCACCACCAAATCCCAACAGTACGACACAGTATCTAGATGAACAACACAATACGACGAAAATGATTATGACGTTGACATTGAATAAGCAGCATGAATatgttattaataataattcttcTAATTCCAATTCCAATTCTAATTCAAACTCTAATTCCGCCACCAACTCCTGCTCCTCTACACCGCCTCCTCCTCCCCTATTGCCTGCAACAATATCAACTGTTAACAGTACCTGTGATAGTAATCTGCCCTATGCAATCGATATGATGGGTAGTGATGACAACACAAATATAAGAGAACATCAGCAGCATCAACACCAGCaattacaacaacaaccacaacaagATCAAACATCATATACTCATACAACGCCTGAAATGGAACATGTTCATGAACTTGAACTTGAacatcagcagcagcatcaaCATCAACAGGATACGATGATTTTAACAAATACAATGCAGCTGGATAACTGCACCGATCAATTACTACACAATccttataataataacaataatagcaacagtaacaacaacaacaataataataataatatagacGAGGATGAAGATGATGTTATTGAGCAAAAGTTTAACGATGCTGAGAACTATGTTTTAGAATCCGGAGAAGTTAGCACAGATGATAGTGGCCATG TGATTGTAACGCATGAACAGCAACACTGCGAAGGAAGCAACAATAATAGCAGTAACAACAATCTAATGACGATAGCCTCGAGTCTACAGCAAGCCACAACATCTTCGACATTATCCTCTTCGTCATCTTCGTCTGCCTCATCACCATTGACTTCGACGACTTTATCTTCATCATCCTCCTCATCAAATTCAGCGTCGACTAGTGCATTGGGCAATGCCAAGCCCATGATAACATCGGTGGTGTCGTTGACGGGATCACCATTGGTCAAAGAACAAACACAACTGCAGCAGCAATCACTTAGTCTGCCAATGGAGACGACAGCCAGTGAGATATTTCATCATTTGCAGCATGATTGGAATTTTGGAGGCATGAAATTGGATACAAATCAAGGGACTCAAGCAATGGTGGTAGAGCATGATGAACAACCCATGACCAGtagttattgcaacatgttgcatcAGGGAGCCTTGGGCAGTGGTGTGGGTAGTGGTGGAAGTTCTGGTTCCATAGCCACTGAGATTGTACAAGATGATAGTCATACGACTGGGGGCGATTGCATACTACAGGATGCCGTAGCTGGTTTAATTGATGATAATAGTGCTGAAGATAATGTTGATAATGTTGATGATGAAACGCAGGCAGAGGAAGATGAGGAAGACTTGGATGATAATGACGCTGTTAGGGATATTGTCGATGAACTGCAACAACAGCACGAGCAAATACTGCaactgcagcagcagcaacaacaacagcagcagcaccaGCAGCAACATCAGTTGCAGCAAGTTGAAATAGAACATTTTCAACATCAGGAACAACAtcatcaacaacagcaacaacaactgcagcagcagcagcagcaacatcaacaacaattgGACCATCATGTTCAGAATCATCATCATGCTCATCTCAATGATTATGTGGGAGAG TTGACCTCATCTGATGTGCCCATGTCTATAACGGAAATGGAAGTAAGCAGCACTGTCCTaacaaatacaaattcaaaCGATAGTACCAACGACATAAGCATGTGCAGCAGCACAAGTAGCACAGGAAGTCTGACAGCTGCAAATCTTGCACCCTCATCTTTATCTCagctgcagcagcagcagcagccacaccatcagcatcatcatcatcatcaaccaCAACCGCATCATTCACAAgcacagcagcagcaacatcagcCTCAGCAAATTCAGCCCAATACCCAAGCAATACACAATACAGCAACACAACAACGACAAATATTGGTTGATTCAAATGGACAAATAATTGGCAATTTTCTCGTACAACAACAGCCAACGACACAGCATCTCCAAACTCAGGCAGCCACACaaccacaacaacagcaacatatacaccatcatcaacaacaacaacaacagcagcagcagcagttaTTGCAACAGGCAGCTCAGCAATTTACATTTCAACAGCAGCATCAGACTCAAGCAACTCCAACACAGCAAACAAATTCCGTTGCCGCCTTAGCCGCTGCCCAACAACAGAATACTGTAGCATTTGCAGCAGCAGCGGCTGCAAGACAACAGCAACGGCAACAATTGGCTCAGAAAATGTTGCCGCTAGTAAGAAAAACCTTTGAACATCAATTGAACACAAATGGTGCGCAACATTTCATAGCAAATCCCACAGCTTTAGCACAaacacagcagcagcaacagcagtcGACTCATATAGAGCAGGCTCACCAGCAAATACAACAGTTTTCCTTACCCCCTCAACTGCAACAgcctcaacaacaacaacaacaccagcaGCAGCCACAAACACAGCGTACGTATTTAACAAACTCAGCGGCTCAAGTAAACAACAATAGTCTAACTGCGACAGCAAATAATTTGCTGGCAGCAGCAACACAACAACACCAGCAGCAATTACAATTgcaacaacaattacaacagTTGCAGCAACAGCATcatttaaatacatttcaaaatgtaaacaatcaACCACAACAGCCTCATGCACACGCGACAACTCATACGCAGCAGCAACTATCACCACATCAAACACATCAGCAGGCACACAACAGTTTAACACCCAAATTCATTTCCAAACAACTGAGTATTATTTCAATGCCTTCGCGTAGTCCCACATCAGCCACAATTCCCGCAAGTATTGCCGCCTCCACAACAGTTGCCATTCCGTCCACTGCCGTCGTTGCCGCTGCAGCGGCCGCCTCCAATGCAGCTGCTGCCACAATGTacaatagcagcagcagcagtagtagTAAGAATAATCTAAATGTCCTTAAAAccgccttaccaatatctggaGTGCCTACGACAATTGCCCAGCAAAGGTTAGCAGCTAAAGCTTCGACAGGCAAAGGACGTAAATCGACTTCAAATAAATTACCACCTGGGGCGGTCAATCTGGAGCGTAGCTATCAAATTTGTCAAGCCGTTATACAAAATAGTCCCAATCGTGAAAATCTCAAGGCTCAGTTAAGGCCACCAGCTGCACTTTTAagtcaacaacagcagcagcagcaacaacaatcacaacagcaacaacaacgtcAGCAGCAACCTCAAATTATACACACAACAAATGCAGCGCTGGCGAAAACGTTACCAGTACCGGTGTCTGTCGCAACATCTGTggcgaatttaataaaaacccaAGATGATGTCGTTATGAATAGTGCAATTACCAATAACACAACGTCTACGGGTATGCCAGCTAATATAATGGGTGTCGGAAGACCGGGTGTTTATAag GTCATTGGTCCACGCATGGGTTTTCCACGTAAAAAATACGTTCAACGTAAATCATCACCCACTCTCATACGCCACATTTTCGCCAATCAAGGCTCAGCTGTGCTGCAAAATGCCAATGTTACAACCGTACCAAACTCAGCCACTGTGACCGGCGGCAGTGGTGCTGCCCTTAATACGGTTGGCGTCGGTCAGAAGATGACAATAATGCAACAACCTTGTGTTTCGCCTGGCCAACAACACAATGCGACCCAACATCTAACACATGTCCAGGCTACCCACGATATACATCACAACGGCAATGGTCAGTACGTACTAGTACATCGTGCCAATGTTGGTGCTGCCGATAATCAGGCTCCGCGTGCTTCCAGCGCTCCACCAGTTCCTCAAAATCAG AATCAATTACATGGTATGAATGGTATTTCTATAACAGGACGCGGGCGTCCTGCTTCAGTGGATGTAGATTTGTTTAATACACTACAAGACATGCACAATAATACAGTTTGTAATCCGCCAACACCAACAGCAACAAATGCAACCACCACAACACAAATATTGAGACGTAATATGGCAACCG GCAATATATACATAGAGGGTATTAGTGATACAACAGCCACGGGTCTTGTTGATGGCAGTGGCAATTATGTCGTTACAACTTCACCTGTGCATGCAACACCAGCAACGGTAGCTGGCGGTGGTGGTGTATCCGGTTTTTTAGCTGGTGGCTTACGgcaaaatcatcatcatcatcatcaacatctcGATAGTGGTAGCAGCAATAGCAGTAGCTGCAACAGCGGTGGTAGTGGCAATAGTCCAACTAACACATCAGATGCAAACAATTGTGCCTGTTCCTTAAATGCCATGGTAATATGCCAACAATGTGGAGCCTTTTGTCATGATGATTGTATAAGTTCATCGAAATTATGCGTATCTTGTGTGATTAGATGA